A genomic window from Candidatus Limnocylindria bacterium includes:
- a CDS encoding molybdopterin-dependent oxidoreductase: MGRLTPRERTGLLVGVLAMFLALDVAFLVSLVGLPFTPFALGQAIIDVLPAWISIPLIELLHFWAKALLVIGVLTLFLIAGGIAGMFAISPRRGDAAVMGAVAAPWVLAVILGQLFAAEKIDLGTSVVDSAVGLATNALALMYLAPAAVARDAEPMQSRRRVLLGGAAVAAVAALGGLPLSRALPVAGARLGNLPSMARHLIQAVTLTAPDPAIDSLPGITPRITANEDHYTVDTTLVKPRVDIATWKLDITGAVEAPFSLTYDELLDLDAIEQVHTLECISNPTGGELISTAVWTGVRMRDLLQRAKPTAKAFDVVLTSVDGYVDSFPIAKAMEPETLLVYLMNGRTLPQDHGYPVRTLVPNIYGMKNVKWLRSIEVVTFDKLGHWQEGGWSDSAIVNTGTRIDVPARTLKWNGGEITLAGIAFAGARGISKVEVSFDGAKTWQAAKLEAAEGPLTWRRWSAQWTPANVGTNTVQARATDGRGDTETPVSREPFPNGASGYAVLQVNVGR, from the coding sequence ATGGGACGTCTCACGCCGCGAGAGCGCACCGGCCTCCTCGTCGGCGTGCTCGCGATGTTCCTCGCGCTGGACGTCGCGTTCCTCGTCTCGCTCGTCGGGCTGCCGTTCACGCCGTTCGCGCTCGGTCAGGCGATCATCGACGTGCTGCCCGCCTGGATCTCCATCCCACTCATCGAGCTGCTCCACTTCTGGGCGAAGGCGCTCCTCGTCATCGGCGTGCTCACCCTGTTCCTCATCGCGGGCGGCATCGCCGGGATGTTCGCCATCTCGCCCCGGCGCGGTGACGCGGCCGTGATGGGCGCGGTCGCAGCGCCGTGGGTCCTCGCCGTGATCCTCGGGCAGCTCTTCGCCGCCGAGAAGATCGACCTCGGCACGAGCGTCGTCGACTCCGCGGTCGGCCTCGCAACGAACGCGCTCGCGCTGATGTACCTCGCACCCGCCGCAGTGGCGCGTGACGCGGAACCCATGCAGTCACGCCGCCGCGTCCTCCTCGGAGGTGCGGCGGTCGCAGCCGTCGCAGCGCTCGGCGGGCTGCCGCTCTCGCGCGCGCTGCCGGTCGCCGGCGCGCGGCTGGGAAACCTTCCGTCCATGGCGCGGCATCTCATCCAGGCCGTGACCCTCACCGCACCCGACCCCGCGATCGACTCGCTCCCCGGGATCACGCCGCGCATCACGGCGAACGAGGATCACTACACCGTCGACACCACGCTCGTGAAGCCGCGCGTCGACATCGCCACCTGGAAGCTCGACATCACCGGCGCGGTCGAAGCGCCGTTCTCTCTCACCTATGACGAGCTGCTCGACCTCGACGCGATCGAGCAAGTGCACACCCTCGAGTGCATCAGCAACCCGACAGGCGGCGAGCTCATCTCCACCGCTGTCTGGACCGGTGTGCGCATGCGCGATCTCCTGCAGCGCGCGAAGCCGACGGCGAAGGCCTTCGACGTGGTGCTCACCTCGGTCGACGGCTACGTCGACTCCTTCCCCATCGCGAAGGCGATGGAGCCGGAGACCCTGCTCGTCTACCTGATGAACGGAAGAACGCTGCCGCAGGACCACGGCTACCCCGTGCGCACCCTCGTGCCCAACATCTACGGGATGAAGAACGTGAAGTGGCTTCGCTCGATCGAGGTCGTGACCTTCGACAAGCTCGGCCACTGGCAGGAGGGTGGCTGGTCCGACAGCGCGATCGTCAACACCGGGACGCGCATCGACGTTCCGGCGCGCACGCTGAAGTGGAACGGCGGCGAGATCACCCTCGCGGGCATCGCCTTCGCGGGCGCGCGCGGCATCAGCAAGGTGGAGGTCTCCTTCGACGGCGCGAAGACGTGGCAGGCCGCGAAGCTGGAGGCGGCGGAAGGTCCGCTCACCTGGCGGCGCTGGTCAGCGCAGTGGACCCCGGCCAACGTCGGGACGAACACGGTGCAGGCGCGCGCGACCGACGGTCGTGGCGACACCGAGACGCCAGTGAGCCGCGAGCCGTTCCCCAACGGCGCGAGCGGCTACGCCGTGCTCCAGGTGAACGTCGGCCGTTAG
- a CDS encoding S9 family peptidase, with the protein MTAEDLYAFRFLADAQLSPDGERVSFVVRTVAPERDGYRSAIWLVPFDGSREAVRFTSGGGQDAHPRWAPDGRTLAFLSDRGAPAGETAEGKGKKGKPKNVFVLSLDGGEARQLTTFDDDCGDIVWSPDGRRIAFTLKDARTADPEDDGPRVYERMRYKTDEGFLSDQRRKHIWLVDAAGGEPRRLTEGDWDDQQLAWSPDGREIAFVSNRSADRERNTVADIHVAAVVGGATRRVTNEVGQYGNPSWSPDGKTIACYGVEKALGSASKNVHLWLWPAAGGGKGADLLAKWDRTVGSVVMSDMRAQIPTLSPRWNADRTRVIFVGSDQGTANVYSVPVAGGEVVAETLGAHQVVSLSLANDARRFACVFSHATCPGDVAAGELGKGLRCLTDLNGELMRTRHITPPERVEFKGADGWMVEGWLMKPRGFDASKKWPLVLEVHGGPHSTYGNGFFHEFQVLTGRGYGVLYTNPRGSHAYGEKFSSACVGDWGGKDYEDLMAGVDHALSTGWVDEKRLYVTGGSYGGFMTNWIIGHTTRFRAAATQRSISNNISAFGTSDIGWHFWEHEMGEATPWHNADKLIERSPLTYVPKVKTPLLILHAERDLRCPIEQAEQFFIAL; encoded by the coding sequence ATGACCGCGGAGGATCTCTACGCCTTCCGTTTTCTCGCCGACGCACAGCTCTCGCCTGACGGCGAGCGCGTCTCCTTCGTCGTGCGCACCGTTGCTCCGGAACGCGATGGCTACCGCTCGGCGATCTGGCTCGTGCCGTTCGACGGCTCGCGGGAGGCCGTCCGCTTCACGTCGGGAGGCGGCCAGGATGCGCACCCGCGCTGGGCACCGGACGGCCGGACGCTCGCGTTCCTGTCGGACCGCGGGGCGCCCGCGGGGGAGACGGCCGAGGGCAAGGGCAAGAAGGGGAAACCGAAGAACGTGTTCGTGCTCTCGCTCGACGGGGGCGAGGCAAGGCAGCTGACGACGTTCGACGACGACTGCGGTGACATCGTGTGGTCCCCCGACGGGCGCCGGATCGCGTTCACGTTGAAGGACGCCAGGACCGCGGACCCGGAGGACGACGGGCCGCGCGTCTACGAGCGCATGCGCTACAAGACCGATGAGGGATTCCTCTCCGATCAGCGCCGCAAGCACATCTGGCTCGTCGATGCGGCGGGCGGCGAACCTCGGCGTCTCACCGAGGGCGACTGGGACGACCAGCAGCTGGCGTGGTCGCCGGATGGTCGCGAGATCGCGTTCGTTTCGAACCGCAGCGCCGACCGGGAGCGCAACACCGTGGCAGATATCCACGTCGCCGCCGTCGTAGGCGGCGCGACGCGCCGCGTGACCAACGAAGTCGGTCAGTACGGCAATCCGTCGTGGTCGCCCGACGGCAAGACGATCGCGTGCTACGGCGTCGAGAAGGCGCTCGGCTCCGCGTCGAAGAACGTGCACCTCTGGCTCTGGCCGGCGGCCGGCGGCGGCAAGGGCGCCGACCTGCTCGCGAAGTGGGATCGCACCGTCGGTTCGGTCGTGATGAGCGACATGCGCGCACAGATCCCGACGCTGTCCCCAAGATGGAACGCCGACCGGACTCGCGTCATCTTCGTCGGCTCCGACCAGGGCACCGCGAACGTCTACAGCGTCCCCGTGGCGGGCGGCGAGGTGGTCGCGGAGACGCTCGGTGCGCATCAGGTCGTGAGCCTCTCGCTGGCGAACGACGCGCGTCGCTTCGCGTGCGTCTTCTCGCACGCGACATGCCCGGGCGACGTCGCGGCCGGCGAGCTCGGCAAGGGTCTTCGCTGCCTCACCGACCTGAACGGCGAGCTCATGAGGACGCGGCACATCACGCCGCCGGAGCGCGTCGAGTTCAAGGGCGCCGACGGCTGGATGGTCGAGGGCTGGCTCATGAAGCCGCGCGGTTTCGACGCGTCGAAGAAGTGGCCGCTCGTGCTCGAGGTCCACGGCGGACCGCACTCGACGTACGGCAATGGGTTCTTCCATGAGTTCCAGGTGCTCACCGGACGAGGCTATGGCGTCCTCTACACGAATCCGCGCGGCAGCCACGCCTACGGCGAGAAGTTCTCGAGCGCGTGCGTCGGCGATTGGGGCGGCAAGGACTACGAGGACCTCATGGCCGGCGTCGATCACGCGCTCTCGACAGGCTGGGTCGACGAGAAGCGCCTGTACGTGACCGGCGGAAGCTACGGCGGGTTCATGACGAACTGGATCATCGGCCACACCACCCGCTTCCGCGCTGCCGCGACGCAGCGAAGCATCAGCAACAACATCTCAGCCTTCGGCACGAGCGACATCGGCTGGCACTTCTGGGAGCACGAGATGGGGGAGGCCACCCCGTGGCACAACGCCGACAAGCTGATCGAGCGCTCACCGCTCACGTATGTGCCGAAGGTGAAGACACCGCTGCTGATCCTTCACGCCGAGCGCGATCTCCGCTGTCCCATCGAGCAGGCAGAGCAGTTCTTCATCGCGCT